Proteins from a single region of Cryptococcus neoformans var. neoformans JEC21 chromosome 6 sequence:
- a CDS encoding nuclear mRNA splicing, via spliceosome-related protein, putative, producing MPRSLSRSVSPRPRSPSLSPPRPDSRSSRGRSLTPDDIPAYKRKRSPSPNPRDRPASPPTRRRRSQSPYRNSNRAEIDRPNVKDIDPNRRRARENALLEKQINMALADDGDADGTVATTKKSADEIARAEFAKLLGSRSGGAYIPPAKLRAMQAEAAKDKTSAEYQRISWDALKKSINGLINKVNISNIKHIVPELFGENLIRGRGLFARSVMRAQASSLPFTPVFAALVAIINTKLPQVGELVLIRLISQFRRAYKRNDKTVCHATSTFIAHLCNQYVAHEIVALQILLLCLDRPTDDSIEVAVGFMREVGQFLSENSPKANNTVFERFRAVLHEGQISKRCQYMIEVLFQVRKDKYKDNPAVPEGLDLVEEEEQITHRVTLDDELQVQESLNLFKADPNFVQNEERYNAIKREILGDSDDESGTESGSEYSESEDDEDEDVAPEKAGIQDMTETNLINLRRTIYLTIMNSLNFEEAVHKLMKVNIPEGREIELCNMVIECCSQERTYSNFYGLIGERFCKLHRIWTDAFQEAFQKYYDTIHRYETNKLRNIGRFFGHLLASDGISWAVLHVVHMNEEETTSSSRIFVKIVLQEMVEEMGINRVAERFRIPDLKPAFAGMFPMDNPKNARFSINYFTSIGMGKVTEDMREYLQNAPKLLAAQQAALAAAESSDSDTDSSSDISSSSDSDSDTDSDASSYSRRSRRRRYSSDSRSPPPRRRRYSSDSRSPSPPPRRRQYSDEPRSPSPPPRRRRYSDDSRSPSPPPRRRYSGDSRSPSPPPRRRYADDSRSPSPPPHRRRYSDDSRSPSPPPRRRRYSDNSRSPSPPPRRR from the exons ATGCCCcgctctctttctcgctCTGTCTCTCCCCGCCCCCGCTCTCCGTCCCTCTCGCCCCCTCGCCCAGACAGCCGCTCTTCACGTGGCAGGAGCTTGACTCCAGATGATATCCCGGCTTACAAGCGAAAGAG GTCCCCATCTCCCAATCCACGAGATCGTCCTGCATCCCCTCCTACTCGTCGACGACGCTCTCAGTCTCCGTATCGCAATTCTAACCGAGCAGAAATCGACAGGCCCAACGTCAAGGATATTGACCCTAACCGCCGACGTGCTCGAGAGAATGCTCTTTTGGAAAAACAAATAAACATGGCTCTGGCGGACGATGGCGATGCCGATGGGACGGTCGCAACGACTAAAAAATCGGCAGATGAGATTGCTAGGGCGGAATTTGCAAAGCTGCTTGGATCAAGGAGTGGTGGAGCGTACATCCCTCCGGCAAAGTTGAGGGCTATGCAAGCAGAGGCTGCCAAGGACAAGACGAGTGCAGAGTATCAGAGGATAAGCTGGGATgcgttgaagaagagtatcAATGGTTTGATCAACAAGGTCAACATCTCAAACATCAAGCACATTGTCCCCGAGCTGTTTGGCGAGAACCTCATTCGGGGTAGGGGTCTTTTCGCTAGGTCCGTCATGCGTGCACAAGCTTCATCGTTGCCGTTCACTCCGGTCTTTGCGGCTTTGGTTGCTATCATCAACACCAAATTGCCCCAAGTTGGCGAACTGGTATTGATTCGATTGATCAGTCAATTCAGACGAGCTTACAAAAGAAACGATAAG ACTGTTTGCCACGCCACTTCCACCTTCATCGCTCATCTTTGTAACCAATATGTCGCTCACGAAATCGTTGCCCTCCAAATACTCCTTTTGTGCCTCGATCGTCCCACTGACGACTCTATCGAAGTTGCCGTCGGGTTCATGCGTGAAGTCGGTCAATTCCTTTCCGAAAACTCTCCCAAAGCAAACAATACCGTCTTTGAACGATTTCGAGCCGTTTTGCACGAAGGCCAGATTAGCAAGAGGTGTCAATACATGATAGAAGTCTTGTTTCAAGTCAGGAAGGACAAGTATAAGGATAACCCCGCCGTTCCTGAGGGTTTGGACTTggtcgaggaggaggagcaaaTCACCCATAGGGTgactttggatgatgaattGCAGGTGCAAGAGAGTTTGA ACTTGTTCAAGGCCGATCCTAACTTTGTCCAAAACGAAGAACGTTATAATGCAATTAAGCGTGAGATTCTGGGTGATTCTGATGATGAGTCTGGTACCGAATCAGGCAGTGAATATTCCGAATctgaagacgatgaagatgaggatgttgccCCAGAAAAGGCTGGAATTCAGGATATGACGGAAACAAACTTAATCAATCTGAGAAGGACGATTTATTTGACCATCATGAACTCG CTCaattttgaagaagctgtaCACAAGCTCATGAAAGTGAACATACCCGAAGGCCGAGAG ATTGAGCTTTGTAATATGGTTATCGAATGTTGTTCCCAAGAACGAACATATTCCAACTTTTACGGTCTCATCGGCGAGAGATTCTGCAAGCTTCACCGAATTTGGACCGATGCATTCCAAGAAGCGTTTCAAAAGTATTACGATACCATTCATCGATATGAAACCAACAAGCTGCGTAACATTGGCCGTTTCTTTGGCCACCTTCTCGCATCCGACGGTATTTCATGGGCAGTTCTTCACGTCGTTCATATgaacgaggaagagaccacctcttccagccGTATCTTTGTTAAGATCGTGCTTCAAGAAATGGTCGAAGAGATGGGTATCAACCGTGTTGCCGAACGATTCCGCATTCCCGACCTCAAACCCGCGTTTGCCGGCATGTTCCCCATGGACAACCCCAAGAATGCCCGATTCTCTATCAACTACTTTACCTCTATCGGCATGGGCAAGGTTACCGAAGATATGAGAGAGTACCTCCAAAACGCTCCCAAGCTTTTGGCAGCTCAGCAGGCTGCATTGGCCGCTGCAGAATCGTCAGATTCCGATACGGATTCGAGCTCGGATatatcatcgtcttctGACAGCGATAGCGACACTGACTCGGACGCGAGTAGCTATTCGCGTCgttcgaggagaaggaggtaTAGTTCTGACTCACGTTCGCCACCTCCTCGAAGGAGGAGGTACAGTTCAGACTCTCGCTCGCCTTCGCCCCCTCCCCGTCGAAGGCAGTACTCTGATGAACCCcgttccccttctccccctccccgccGAAGGAGATATTCTGATGACTCTCGttccccttctccgcctcctcgAAGGAGGTACTCGGGCGACTCCCGttccccttctccgcctcctcgAAGGAGGTACGCGGACGACTCTCGTTCCCCATCGCCCCCGCCCCATCGAAGGAGATATTCTGATGACTCTCGTTCCCCCTCgccacctcctcgtcgaAGGAGGTACTCGGACAACTCTCGttccccatctccacctccccgacgacgatga
- a CDS encoding expressed protein, with the protein MSFNLVPSPPRLSGPSSSLDHTSRHDDNFSFSEFPEFPDFASRSKSGERRESGSSSCDSWSLGSSPTDECDAERSPERKGKRVLSDGVEDGKAEEDGDGDEQGIHSSPLLNSASPSLRPRPTLSRFTSDPGRSSVSHSQSHSHSHTFAPVPPQRAVRPRGLTPLTPLTPSIPSSSHPTSSGISPASSHPHRPSGLPKSQPLSRALFARMADTPHSGMSLGIAANGSKGKGKGQKIIVPTKSFRTSFTLDMTASELARR; encoded by the coding sequence ATGTCATTCAATCTCGTTCCATCTCCGCCTCGACTCTCCggcccatcctcctcccttgATCATACCTCGAGGCACGACGAcaacttttccttttccgAATTCCCCGAGTTTCCCGATTTCGCATCTCGCTCCAAAagtggagaaagaagggaaagcggatcttcatcttgtgATAGCTGGAGTTTAGGGTCTTCGCCTACGGATGAATGTGATGCTGAGAGATCGCCAGAgcggaaggggaagagagtgTTGAGTGATGGTGTCGAAGACGgaaaagcggaagaagatggtgatggtgatgaaCAGGGTATTCACAGTTCACCACTCCTCAATTCCGCGTCGCCTTCCCTCCGTCCTCGTCCGACGCTTTCACGTTTTACCTCTGATCCCGGCCGTTCTTCCGTCTCCCACTCCCAATCCCATTCCCACTCCCATACGTTTGCGCCGGTCCCACCACAGCGAGCTGTCCGCCCGAGAGGTCTTACCCCCCTCACCCCTCTCACgccttccattccttcctcttcccatcccacGTCCTCTGGGATCAGCCCCGCCTCATCGCACCCGCACCGACCATCTGGCCTTCCCAAATCCCAACCCCTCTCCCGCGCGCTTTTCGCGCGTATGGCCGACACACCGCACTCGGGCATGAGTCTCGGTATCGCCGCTAACGGgtcaaaaggaaaaggaaaaggacaaAAGATTATCGTACCCACGAAGAGTTTTAGGACGAGTTTTACGCTGGACATGACGGCGAGTGAATTGGCTAGGCGATAA
- a CDS encoding expressed protein, with translation MRMYAAKSACRDDGNYRASFLRSELVARVLQVLNLGPASLKKGNGHYGAPTTAQRSKATASSISTIMYASSLVHFVLSVAPKIDNVDIALHDTVYHSGIFFFRSLKEVEQQAIIDFYDGHARDDRGEGDGRISSMWQDLWRWRRSQQRRGE, from the exons ATGCGCATGTACGCCGCAAAGAGCGCTTGCCGAGACGACGGCAACTATCGAGCCTCATTTCTCAGAAGTGAGCTCGTAGCCCGA GTCCTGCAAGTCCTCAATTTGGGTCCGGCCTCCCTTAAAAAAGGGAACGGCCATTATGGGGCCCCCACCACTGCCCAAAGATCGAAGGCCACTGCGTCTTCGATCTCCACCATTATGTACGCGTCCTCGCTC GTACATTTTGTTCTCTCCGTGGCTCCGAAAATCGACAATGTCGATATAGCCTTACATGATACGGTCTATCATTCCggcattttcttttttcgAAGTCTGAAGGAAGTCGAACAGCAGGCCATCATAGACTTCTATGATGG CCATGCTCGAGACGACcggggagaaggggatgggaggatTAGCAGCATGTGGCAGGATttgtggaggtggaggaggtcgCAGCAGAGGAGGGGGGAGTGA